Within Triticum dicoccoides isolate Atlit2015 ecotype Zavitan chromosome 1B, WEW_v2.0, whole genome shotgun sequence, the genomic segment tcatctattttggaacggagggagtagatattaGTACTGGCAAGATATGTCAGTTTTATACAGTAAGTGAAAAGAGAGTCAGAAGAAATATCAGCCACTTAGTCAAGGGCTTGTTTATTCAGATGAAGAGTACACAAGTTATTACAAGCACAATCAGTATTTAAGGAGCCCTATGTACTGGGCACCAGTTATAATACTCAATATAGGATTGAGTCGATACTCAAGAACCAGATCAACTTTTAGACCAGCAAGCAGTCTCATCGACCAATCTGGTGAGCCTTGGTCCTTGGACAGGAAGAGAACCCACCAGTAACTCAAAGCAATGTCACCACAGTGCCAAAGAGTGCTTCTCTTATTCCTCTATGCTGTGGTACTTCTCGTACCTGACAAACTCGCAGACAGTTGTGTAGCTGTAGTACGGTGGTATGAGAGACTTCCAGGACAATACCTCAAATTTTCCCCGTGGCATAGTGCTCCAGGTGCCGGATTGAAGATCCATCAGTGTTATCCTCGGAATCCCACTGTGAGAAGCAGGCCCATTTTGGTAGTCACTACATCGCAGAAGGAACTTAATATACTCAGAACCTCGCCGCCTTTTAGCCAAGCTCCAAATATACCGAGGCTGATCTTCATCAGCAGGATATTCACCTAACAACAAGATATTCTTCTGCCTGTACTCTCTAAGGTGTCTGAGGACTGTGCACCAGAACCGAACACTAAGATTTGCTCTCAGTAAGGCAGCAACAGTATGTGCGAATATGAAAGATCCGCACATCTCTAGGGCTATCTCCATGGCTATTGATGTTAACTTTGGGTGCTCCTCCGGATCCGTGCTACCAAACACGAGCATCCTGAAGAAATACCAATAAGCTTCTTTAGACAAATAACTTAGCCTGATGGCTTCCGTTGTTCCAAGACTGGCCACCTTCTCTGATCGGCTAGTGATTATGATTTTGCTCCCAAGTGTCATCCATCTTTCAGACAGTAGCCTCTTCCATGCCCCCGTGTCAACGTCCCCAAAGAGCTCAATGACAACCAATGACTTCTCTTCATCCAAGGAAATATTTTGATGCTTGATCACACAATGATCTCTAAAAGTTGTCATCGTTTCATCTTGAAGGTTTTTTCCAATGTAGAGCaagatcaaggagaagtgattctgCACACGCTCATCGTTGCAAACATGGTCCACAACAGTGCTCTTCCCAACAAATGCAGAAGCAATAATGGGAAGGACACCCACATTTCCATACGGAAGCTCTGCTTGTAGCAAGAAGCTGATGGCTTGTTCCCTCTCCATTTGGCGGCCAAACATGTACTTGTCCACAAATAAATATGCGCCATAGGGTTGGCGGTACATGCGAGGGTAGCTCATCAGAAATATAGCAAACTCCTTCGTATCAACAGCCATGCTTTCTAGGCCAAGAACAACCTGTTTAAGCTCCTGACTGCTTACTCTAACAATTACTGTGCTCTCAATCTGAGTGTTGCTAGAAAGGCGGCGAAAACGCTTAGCCGGATTGAAATTGGATTGAGCAAACAAGAAGTGACTCACCTCCTCGCCATCGGTCTTCTTCTCTCTGCACCTGAAGGCATCGAGAAGGTAGTACCCTCTGAACATTTGCTCTCGCATCGTGCTAGCCTGATGTATCATCCCCCGGTTTGTGACACACCGCCCCTCGGCCTCCTCGACAACAGCACTTATCCTCAAAAGCAGCTGGCGCAGCCTCTGCAGATCCTCCTCAGCGGTTGTCTTCTCGCGGCGCTTCTCGACCACAAAGGATATAGCTCTGCCGACAAGATCACCAAGAACCGCAGAGATGATTGTCTCCATTGTGAAGCGTGAATGAACAGGAACTCCTCCCAGCACGTCACTATATAGATGGTGCTCTGAGCTCGAAAGACTTCAGAATTTGTTGACTAGATGACTTTGAACAGTCAGCCGGAAGCTTCAGAAGGCAAGTGTGGTATAAAATTCAGAAAATAGTGTTTTCCTAGTCTTCATTGACCCATCCAACGAAGGCGACATTGTTTTGACAGAAGAAAAGTATTTTTTATATTCATCAGATATCAAAATGGTGGATATATAGGTATAGCATGTGGGAGGTCAATGGTTGTGAAACCATACGTTCTACAACTACAAAGagatgaataaataaataaaatatatagAATAAATGAGCATGAACTTCAACCAGATTCATAATGATAGAACAAGATTTTTTTTTCCTTATATTTTGGGGAAATGCTTTCATAAACTTTGTCAAGTGACACTGGCAGATTAAAGAAGTTCAGAAAAAGGATGAATTGGAACGACATTTATCAACCCATTCCAGACTTTTAAGAGAGAATTATTAGCTAATATCTCTAATACAAGTGACATTTGATTTTATGTCAAGTAAAATGATGAAATTGGGATCTGAAAACATGTCTAAAATTTAGTATGTGGCATCATCATGGTATAAATTGTTTCACACGGTATAATAGCGTCATCTAATATGCCCTTGAAGCTTGATCAATCCATGACCTATGTTCTCAGAAAAGCACGATTAATCCAGCAAATGATTGAAAATACAACCAAATCCATTGTAGATCACAAAATTATTCATTGATCAATCATCCACTATCAGTATCCGAGCATGGTCGCTCAGCTGAAGAAACAATTGGCCATACACACTTGACATTAGACTACAGTTGATGTTCATCCACAAGCGAACAATACCAAAACAAAATCACTACGTATTTGGTAGCACAACACGGTTACTGATACAGAGGATGAGTAATAGACCTTGGACAATGGCTCTCTCAGATGGTGTAGTCGGACCACTGCCGTATGAAGGAGGTGTGATCCATGGACTCTCCGGGCATGTCCTCGTCCTTGTCGGACTCGCCCTTCCTCCCTCCGATGAGCCTGGCAGGGTTCCCCACCGCCGTGCTCCGCGCCGGCACATCTATCAGCACCACGGAGCCAGCCCCAATCTTGGCCCCGGCTCCAATCATGACGTTGCCGAGGATTGTGGCGCCGGCACCTATGAGCACGCCGTCCCCAATCTTGGGGTGGCGGTCGCCGACCGCCTTGCCAGTCCCACCCAGGGTGACGTGGTGGAGGATGGAGACGTTGTCACCGACGACGGCGGTCTCCCCGATGACGACGCCGGTGGCGTGGTCGAGGAGGATGGCCTTGCCGACGACGGCGGCGGGGTGGATGTCGACGGCGAAGACGTCGGCGACGCGGGACTGGAGGGCGAGCGCGAGCGGGCGGCGGTTCTGCGCCCAGAGCACGTGCGCGACGCGGTGCGCCTGGATGGCGAGGAAGCCCTTGTAGTTGAGGAGGCAGTGGGAGAATCCGACGCAGGCGGGGTCGCGGGCGCGCGCGGCGAGGAggtcggcgacgacggcggcgcggagggaggggTGCGCGGTGAGGGAGGCGAGGAAGAGGTCGTAGAGGAGCGTGGAGAGGAGGGTGGAGGAGCAGAGCTTGTTGGCGAGGTGGAAGGAGAGGGAGCGGGGCAGGGAGGGGTGGGAGAGCACCGTGGCGTAGAGGAAGGAGGCGAGCGCCGGCTCGGCGTCGGCGTCGCGCCGGGCCTCCGCCTTGATCTGCGTCCACACCCAGGACTCGTCGTCCTCCGACTCCGGCGGCGGGTAGGCCGGCACCACCTCGGACGGGAGCGCGGGCGTGGGGGGCGGCGGGTGGGGGTGGTGGTTGGAGTCGCCGCCGTCGGGCTCGCGCGCCGGTGGCTGCTGGCCCGCCGGCATCGCCGCCGGAGCTGCGAGGGATGGATGGATTGCTGCTGGTGGGTGGGTGTGTGGGTGAGGAGGAATTGCGGGCCGCCTGCGGATCAGATTGCGGGGGCAGAAAAGGCCGAGGCCCAACGGAGCGCACGAGACGGGCAAGTGGGGCCCCGAAAAAATAGGAACGGGTCTGGTCAGGTGGAGTAGAATAGAACCTTTGGCGACGAGGAGAAGGATTCGGAGGGCAGCCGTCGGAGACTTTTTCTGGTTCCCTTGCCTCCAGCCGCCGTGCTGTCAGGCTAATCAGCGTGATTTTTACGAAATTCGTCGGCAATGTTCTGACGAAGGATGCGATGAGAATGAAGGTACTCTGATTCTTCTTCTGCCGTGGCGGTGCTCACTGGCGTTGTCATGAAGCTAGAGAGTTTGTGTTCCTGTAGATTTGGTAGGTTCACTTTGCGGGTTTTAGGTTTGTGTCGTCGCAGATTCATTCACATGGATCCCGATGAGTCAGTGTTGGTCTTTTTTGTTTTTGCCTTTGTTGGTATAATCCGTTTCTTTGGCGTTTTGGTGAATATCTTTTGGTTTCTTCTAGAGGTCTTCCCAAGTCTAAGTGCATTCAACATTTAAGGCTTCCCATCCTTTTAGATGGACGATTCAAGAGGGTTTCtaaatacttcctccgtttcaaaatagatgacacaACTTTgtgctaaagttagtataaagttgagtcatctatttcggaacggagggagtatatatttagTCAAGTTTATGCAGATGTTGTCGCTTCAATATGATTCCGGCATCTTCACGGTTATTATTTCTTGTTGCAAAGATTAATACTATGAAGGAGATGTTTCTAAAAAAATCCTGGCATTGCCGCCGGAGCTGGTGGGTGAATGGGTGGGTGGGTGAGAGTTGTGGGCCGCCTGCAGCTCAGATTGCAGGGcagaaaaggccaaggcccaaaggAGAGCATGAGACAAAGTGGAGCCCCGATAGGGGAGCTACTATGCGCCGCTCCTTGCGGCAAACAGTCGGCCGCCCGCACAGGAGTgctccgactgggccggcccatgtatagcgcaaaaaaatctccaaaaagaagTATAAGTGCAGCGGCTAGGGATCGAACTCACGCCAGACAGTTGATTACGCCAGAAGCTAGACACCACACCAACTGGGAGTTCGTGGTAATTTTCTGCGCGCATCACTTTTAATATACTGTGACAGTATAACGTACAGATTTGCAGGATCGTATTTGCTGTAGCGTACAGATTTTTCAATTGTTGCACACATTTTAGAAAACACGAACAATTTTTggaaaatttcagatttgtaaataGTTTTTGAATTACATAAAAATAATTAGAATTACATGCAGTTTTTCAAATTTCAGAAGATTTTCAAGAAACAAGAACAAATTTGTAAACATGTTTTTTTAAATGACACATTTTGTGAAATGTTTCAAACATTTTCTGAAACGGAGAACAAATTTTAAagaacaaacattttttgaatcttgagaacaaattttgaaacggagaacaaattaggaagcatgaacatttttttaatcttgGGAACcaattttgaaacggagaacaaattTGGGAGCACAAActattttttaaagcacgaactaTTTTTAATCTTGAGAACTAATTTTAAaacggagaacaattttgaaaaatcctgagcaaatttggaagca encodes:
- the LOC119349166 gene encoding probable serine acetyltransferase 5 → MPAGQQPPAREPDGGDSNHHPHPPPPTPALPSEVVPAYPPPESEDDESWVWTQIKAEARRDADAEPALASFLYATVLSHPSLPRSLSFHLANKLCSSTLLSTLLYDLFLASLTAHPSLRAAVVADLLAARARDPACVGFSHCLLNYKGFLAIQAHRVAHVLWAQNRRPLALALQSRVADVFAVDIHPAAVVGKAILLDHATGVVIGETAVVGDNVSILHHVTLGGTGKAVGDRHPKIGDGVLIGAGATILGNVMIGAGAKIGAGSVVLIDVPARSTAVGNPARLIGGRKGESDKDEDMPGESMDHTSFIRQWSDYTI